From Enhydrobacter sp., the proteins below share one genomic window:
- a CDS encoding acyl carrier protein yields MSVDVDALIRKSVSARIQEKGLPVPVLTAETRVLGGDLPIDSLDLATVLIELQVELGRDPFADGFIEFRTIGELAALYRKSLG; encoded by the coding sequence ATGAGCGTTGACGTCGATGCGCTGATTCGGAAGAGCGTTTCCGCGCGCATTCAGGAGAAGGGCCTGCCGGTTCCGGTGCTCACCGCCGAGACGCGCGTGCTCGGAGGCGACCTGCCGATCGATTCGCTCGACCTGGCGACGGTGTTGATCGAACTCCAGGTCGAGTTGGGCCGAGATCCCTTCGCCGACGGCTTCATCGAGTTTCGCACCATCGGCGAACTGGCGGCGCTCTATCGCAAGTCGCTCGGCTGA
- a CDS encoding long-chain fatty acid--CoA ligase: MAVDDRLRLPDDSGALVVLQDRQASTVGMVRDNAAKLASDLTALRATRVFLSTDRADHLIVSLFACRAASCDLVLHRAPGATGELVAAMDADVVLGADLVAMATGRSRTRPAAPQVVLMTSGTTGLPKAAGHDLDRLAGLIPVDRPGPAARWLLTYHPASFAGFQVILTALLGQAPLAALAQPDVVALTELAVGFAPTAISGTPTFWRAFLLALDGRDSRLPLRHATLGGEAVDQATLDRLRAHFPQARITHIYASTEAGAAFAVRDGCAGFPAAWLAEDRDGLAMRIEDGVLQLHSPRRMAGYVSGHATPLDAQGWLDTGDLVKVEGDRVLFCGRANSVINVGGQKVIPEEVEAVILKVPDVVDAHVKGMRNPITGELVAADIVVAPGADADRVTAAVKAAVRALPAYAAPRIVRVVPELAVTAGGKKHRA, translated from the coding sequence ATGGCTGTCGATGACCGCCTTCGTCTTCCCGACGACTCCGGCGCACTCGTCGTGCTGCAGGACCGGCAGGCGAGTACCGTCGGCATGGTGCGCGACAACGCCGCAAAGCTCGCGTCGGATCTGACCGCGCTTCGGGCGACACGGGTCTTCCTGTCGACCGATCGGGCGGATCACCTCATCGTCTCCCTGTTCGCCTGTCGCGCTGCGTCGTGCGATCTCGTGCTTCACCGTGCTCCCGGAGCGACCGGCGAATTGGTCGCAGCGATGGACGCCGATGTCGTCCTCGGCGCCGACCTCGTCGCCATGGCCACCGGGCGCTCGCGCACCAGGCCAGCCGCGCCGCAAGTCGTCTTGATGACCTCGGGCACGACGGGACTTCCGAAGGCGGCAGGGCACGATCTCGACCGTCTCGCCGGGCTGATCCCCGTCGACAGGCCGGGACCCGCGGCGCGTTGGCTGCTCACCTACCATCCCGCGAGCTTCGCGGGTTTCCAGGTCATCCTCACGGCCTTGTTGGGACAGGCGCCGCTGGCCGCGCTCGCGCAGCCCGATGTCGTGGCTCTCACCGAGCTCGCCGTCGGTTTCGCGCCGACGGCGATCAGCGGCACGCCGACCTTCTGGCGCGCATTCCTGCTGGCGCTGGACGGACGGGACTCACGCCTTCCCCTGCGTCATGCGACGCTCGGCGGCGAGGCGGTCGATCAGGCGACCCTCGATCGCCTACGCGCGCATTTTCCGCAGGCGCGGATCACACACATCTATGCCTCGACGGAGGCGGGCGCTGCATTCGCGGTTCGCGACGGTTGTGCCGGCTTTCCGGCCGCCTGGCTCGCCGAGGATCGCGACGGCCTCGCCATGCGCATCGAGGACGGGGTGCTCCAACTGCACAGCCCCCGCCGGATGGCGGGCTACGTCTCCGGCCATGCCACGCCGCTCGATGCGCAGGGCTGGCTGGATACCGGCGATCTGGTGAAGGTCGAGGGCGATCGCGTCCTCTTCTGTGGCCGCGCCAACAGCGTCATCAATGTCGGCGGACAGAAGGTCATTCCCGAGGAAGTCGAGGCCGTCATCCTGAAAGTGCCTGATGTGGTCGACGCGCACGTCAAGGGCATGCGCAACCCGATCACCGGCGAGTTGGTGGCGGCCGACATCGTCGTGGCGCCGGGCGCCGACGCCGATCGTGTGACCGCCGCGGTGAAGGCGGCCGTGCGCGCCTTGCCAGCCTATGCCGCGCCCCGTATCGTCCGGGTCGTCCCTGAACTTGCCGTGACGGCAGGCGGGAAGAAGCACCGCGCCTGA
- a CDS encoding SDR family oxidoreductase, which yields MPTSNPRTVIVTGASRGLGLAIVRDLATHGYRIAGCSRGMTPELEKLVAAGDVFWHGCDIGHADQADAFFAAAEKWAGAAGFWGLVNNAGVAGEGILATYPNVDIERIIQTNLTGALQMARLAARHLLRRTGGGRIVNVSSIIGLRGYTGLAAYSASKAGMDGMTRALAREMGRRGVTVNSINPGYLDTEMSSGLADEQRRQIVNRTPLGRLGTVDDVCPVVRFLLSDDARFVTGQCLVVDGGITA from the coding sequence ATGCCGACGAGCAATCCCCGCACCGTGATCGTGACCGGAGCCAGCCGGGGCCTTGGCTTGGCGATCGTGCGCGACCTCGCCACGCACGGCTATCGGATCGCCGGCTGCAGCCGCGGCATGACGCCCGAACTGGAGAAGCTGGTCGCCGCCGGCGACGTCTTCTGGCACGGCTGCGACATCGGCCACGCCGACCAGGCCGACGCCTTCTTTGCCGCTGCCGAGAAGTGGGCCGGCGCGGCGGGCTTCTGGGGCCTCGTCAACAACGCCGGCGTGGCCGGCGAGGGCATCCTCGCCACCTATCCCAATGTCGACATCGAGCGGATCATCCAGACCAACCTGACCGGCGCATTGCAGATGGCTCGGCTCGCCGCTCGGCATCTGCTGCGGCGCACGGGCGGCGGGCGCATCGTCAACGTCTCCTCCATCATCGGCCTGCGCGGCTATACCGGGCTCGCCGCCTATTCGGCCTCCAAGGCGGGCATGGACGGCATGACGCGCGCGCTTGCCCGCGAGATGGGCCGCCGCGGCGTCACCGTGAACTCGATCAACCCCGGCTATCTCGATACCGAGATGTCGTCGGGCCTCGCCGACGAGCAGCGCCGACAGATCGTCAACCGCACGCCGCTCGGCCGGCTCGGCACGGTGGACGACGTCTGCCCGGTCGTGCGCTTCCTGCTGAGCGACGACGCCCGCTTCGTCACGGGCCAATGTCTCGTCGTCGACGGCGGCATCACGGCCTGA
- a CDS encoding polysaccharide deacetylase family protein produces MIGTLRETVRGAAIRLMALRKLGAAVQPGIRFVCYHDVLDHETASLEHQLGVMARMGTFVDLDGAIDLMARGGAIATPLFTVTFDDGLETSCSNAWPVFERLGIPFSVFIITSFVGTKGYMGWADIERMARSPVVTFGSHTVNHRNLARLSADEVRFELADSKERIEAATGKPCDHFCCPWGRPGRDFQPDRDPRIALDVGYKSFLTTARGLTRTGDRLPMVKRDVIHMHSSDAELRHFLA; encoded by the coding sequence GTGATCGGAACCCTGCGCGAGACCGTCCGCGGCGCCGCCATCCGGCTGATGGCGCTGCGCAAGCTCGGAGCCGCGGTGCAGCCCGGCATCCGCTTCGTCTGCTATCATGACGTGCTCGATCACGAGACCGCTTCGCTCGAGCATCAGCTCGGCGTGATGGCGCGCATGGGGACCTTCGTCGACCTCGATGGGGCGATCGATCTGATGGCCCGGGGAGGCGCCATCGCCACGCCGCTCTTCACCGTCACTTTCGACGACGGACTGGAGACCTCATGCAGCAACGCCTGGCCGGTGTTCGAGCGACTGGGCATTCCCTTCTCGGTGTTCATCATCACGAGCTTCGTCGGCACCAAGGGCTACATGGGCTGGGCCGACATCGAGCGCATGGCGCGCTCGCCGGTGGTCACGTTCGGCTCCCACACGGTCAACCATCGCAACCTCGCCCGGCTCTCGGCCGACGAAGTGCGCTTCGAGTTGGCCGATTCCAAGGAGCGCATCGAGGCCGCCACCGGCAAGCCGTGCGATCATTTCTGCTGCCCCTGGGGCCGGCCGGGGCGCGACTTCCAGCCCGACCGCGATCCGCGGATCGCGCTCGATGTCGGCTACAAGAGTTTCCTGACGACGGCACGCGGCCTGACGCGAACGGGCGACCGCCTGCCGATGGTCAAGCGCGACGTGATCCACATGCATTCGTCGGACGCCGAATTGCGGCATTTCCTCGCCTGA
- a CDS encoding CinA family nicotinamide mononucleotide deamidase-related protein, whose protein sequence is MRVEILCTGDEILTGKTINTNYSHISRRLTDLGLDVHWGTTVGDDRSSLLLAFRQAGERADAVIVNGGLGPTVDDLSQEVAAQAAGVELVLSDYWLGRMEESYRRRGRVMPPNNKKQALLPANAEFIDNPIGTACGFAVTIGKARFFFTPGVPREMRRMLDEQIVPRLMKLGGIRGVTRLKRFHSFGIGESRADQMLTDIPGLEGSGIKLGFQAHYPQLETKLAVRGDDDADLERRLAPVEAEVRRRLGNFIVAEDDQTLEGVVLAALKSRDATIVVAETVTGGHLAARLAPHPSAAAIFRRGVIGAATPAEALRKESGASHALTLAVDYDAELLAGIDRPDLGGTISVRIADDRGSVVRQARLLGGRDWVRVGAVELALDCLRRHLLGLPVDERIDFERR, encoded by the coding sequence ATGCGCGTCGAGATCCTTTGCACCGGTGACGAGATCCTCACCGGCAAGACCATCAACACCAACTACAGCCACATCTCCCGCCGATTGACCGATCTCGGCCTCGACGTCCATTGGGGAACGACGGTCGGCGACGACCGGTCGAGCCTGCTGCTGGCGTTCCGCCAGGCCGGCGAGCGCGCCGATGCGGTGATCGTCAACGGCGGGCTCGGCCCGACCGTCGACGATCTCTCGCAGGAGGTCGCGGCCCAGGCGGCTGGCGTCGAGCTCGTGCTGAGCGACTACTGGCTCGGCCGCATGGAGGAATCCTACCGTCGGCGCGGCAGGGTCATGCCGCCCAACAACAAGAAGCAGGCCTTGCTGCCGGCCAACGCCGAGTTCATCGACAATCCGATCGGCACGGCCTGCGGCTTCGCCGTCACCATCGGCAAGGCACGCTTCTTCTTCACTCCCGGCGTGCCGCGCGAGATGCGCCGCATGCTCGACGAGCAGATCGTGCCGCGGCTGATGAAGCTCGGCGGCATCCGGGGCGTGACGCGCCTCAAGCGCTTCCACTCCTTCGGCATCGGCGAATCGCGGGCCGACCAGATGCTGACCGACATTCCCGGTCTCGAAGGCAGCGGCATCAAGCTGGGCTTCCAGGCGCACTATCCGCAGCTCGAAACCAAGCTCGCCGTGCGCGGCGACGACGACGCCGATCTCGAACGCCGCCTCGCCCCGGTCGAGGCCGAGGTGCGCAGGCGGCTCGGCAACTTCATCGTCGCGGAAGACGACCAGACGCTGGAGGGTGTCGTGCTGGCGGCGCTCAAGTCACGCGACGCCACGATTGTCGTCGCCGAGACCGTCACCGGCGGCCATCTCGCCGCCCGCCTCGCCCCGCACCCGTCGGCCGCCGCCATCTTCAGGCGCGGCGTCATCGGGGCCGCCACCCCGGCCGAGGCCTTGCGCAAGGAGAGCGGAGCGAGCCACGCGCTGACGCTCGCCGTCGACTACGACGCCGAACTGCTCGCCGGCATCGACCGGCCCGATCTCGGCGGCACCATTTCGGTGCGGATCGCCGACGACAGGGGCTCGGTGGTACGCCAGGCGCGACTGCTGGGCGGCCGCGACTGGGTCCGTGTCGGCGCCGTCGAGCTGGCGCTCGACTGCCTGCGCCGCCACCTGCTCGGCCTGCCGGTCGACGAACGCATCGATTTCGAGCGGCGCTGA